CGATGCTGGCACTGCTCGGGATCGCTTGCGTGGTGACGGGCGTGGCATTATTGATGGTCTTCGAGGACGCACGTCCGGCATCACAGACAAACCAACACTGGCTGGCGTTGGTGTTCGAGGCTGTGTCCGCGTTCGGCACAGTCGGGTTGAGCACGGGGGTGACACCGCTTTTGACTGCCGCGGGAAAGGTCGTTATCATCGCGCTCATGTTCGTGGGCCGCATTGCGCCGCTGGTGCTGGGGGTGTATCTGGCGCGTCCGGCTAACCCGCTGCTGGTCCGGCAGCCGCGCGAGGAACTGTCGCTCGGTTGAAGAAGGAAAAATCTCATGGCACAACGCATTTTTATCATTGGCGCAGGCCGGTTCGGAGCGCATCTGGCCACGCGGCTGTCCGAGTTCGGCAGCGAAATCGTGCTGGCCGACAAGAACCCCGATCGCGTGGAGGACTTGGTGCAGGACGGTTTTCACGCGGTCGAAATGGACGCGGAAGACCAGCACGCACTCAAGGAAGCCGGTGTGCAGGACGCCGATGCCGTGGTCGTGAGCATCGGCGAGAACATGCAGGGCAGCATCCTGACCACGCTCTTGCTCAAGGAACTCAAGGTGAAGAAACTCATCTGCCGCGCGCTCGACGCCCGGCACGCCACGGTGCTCGAAAAGCTCGGCGCGGACCTCGTGGTGTTGCCCACCCGCGATATGGCTTACCGGCTGGCGGAACGGTTGCGTGACAATGCCGGCAGCGACCGGCAGCAGTTGTGCGGCGATCATCAACTGGCACAAATCCGGGTTGGCCCGCCACTGCACAGCAAGACTCTGGCGGAAGCTGCGCTGCGCGACCACTATCGCGTGAATGTTGTCCTCCTGACGCGCACCGATGCGAGGGGTGAGACGATGGCAATCGAACCGACGCCCGACCGTGCGATACTCCGGGGCGACATGTTGTTCGTTTCCGGACGGCGCGAGAACTTGAACCGCTTTGAGCGTGAATGCGGAGAGGAATCAGCCGCGACTTGACTCATGAGCACCAGCATTCCAACCACCGGCGCACCGAAGCGCATCGGCTTCATCTCAACGCGCTTTCAAGGCACGGATGGCGTGACTCTCGAAGCGCGTAAATGGGCGGACATCCTTTCGGGTTTGGGCCACTCGTGCTTTTGGATGGCCGGCATGCTCGACGTGCCGCCGGAAGTCAGTCTTCTTGCTCCTCTCGCCTACTTCAACCGTCCCGCAGTGGCGGAGGTTCAGGCCAAACTCTTTGGCGTCGCCTTCCGCACACGTGCCATCACCAATCAAATCCAGAGTTTGAAGGAACAACTCAAGGACGACCTTTACCGCTTCATCGAGAAATTCCAGTTGGAAGTCTTGATTCCCGAAAACATCCTCGCGATTCCCATGCACGTTCCGCTCGGCCTCGCCATGACCGAGGTCATCGCCGAAACCACGCTCCCCGTCATCGCCCACCATCACGACTTCGCGTGGGAACGCGAACGGTTCACGCTCAACGCCGTCAACGACTACCTCCAGGCGGCGTTCCCGCCCTTGCTTTACGGGATGGAGCACGTCGTCATCAATTCGATGGCGCAGAAGGAACTCGCCCGCCGTTATGGCATTCCCTCCCAGGTCATCCCCAACGTGCTGGATTTTGAAACGCCGCCCCGCGGCTTCGACGACTACAACCGCGACCTCCGCCGGGAAATCGGCCTCAAAGAGGATGACTGGTTCATCTTGCAACCGACGCGCGTAGTGCAGCGCAAAGGCATCGAGCACGCCATTGAACTGGTGCGCCGCCTCAAAGACCCGCGCGCCAAGCTCGTCATTTCCCATCCCGCTGGCGACGAAGGCAGCGCCTACATGGCCATGCTCAACGACCGCATCACCGATGCGGGCATTGATGTGCGCTTCATTGCGGACCGCGTGGGCGAAACGCGGGGCACGAACGCCGAAGGGAGGAAGGTTTACACGCTATTCGACATTTACCCGCACGCAGACCTCGTGACGTATCCCAGCCATTACGAGGGTTTCGGCAATGCCTTTCTCGAAGCCATCTATTTCGGAAAGCCGGTGGTGGTAAACCTGTATGCCGTTTATGCCCGCGACATTGACCCACTAGGTTTCAAGACCATCGAAATGACGCAACTGGTCACCAAAGACATCGTTGAGCAGACACAGGAGATTCTCCAGAACGCCGCATTGCGTGAGGAATGGGCAAAGACGAACCACGGACTGGGCGTCAAGTATTTCTCCTACTCGGTCGCCCGACGCAAACTCGTTGCGCGATTGGCAAACCTCTTCGGCGAAGGCGTGTGAAACACCGCTAACATGCGCAATATGTTCAAAAACAATTACGCTGCCAATCTCCAGCTTTACTCTGTTTTCCTGCTCGGGGTGGCCGGCCTGACAGGTTGCCAGTCCACGATGCGGTTGCCTCCCGCCAATTTAGCGGCGGCGGGTTGGACAACGCGCCAGGGACAGGCCGTTTGGCGCGCTCGAACTAACGCTCCGGAAATCTCCGGCGAACTGCTCGTCGCCACCCACATCGACGGACGCAGCTTCGTGCAGTTCACGAAAACTCCCCTGCCGTTCGTCGTCGCCCAGACCGGCACCAACTCTTGGCAGGCTCAATTCGTGCCCAACAACAAAACGTATTCCGGCCACGGCAACCCGCCACTGCGATTAATCTGGTTACAGTTACCGCGCTGCCTTTCGGGAATGGCGCCGCCCAAACCGTGGTCCTGGCAACGTCTGGAAAATCACCGCTGGCGATTGGAAAACCGCGCATCGGGCGAGTTGTTGGAAGGTTACTTCACCGAATGACCCGCAAGTCGCGCCACTGGCTCTGGTTATTCATGCTCATCCCGATCGGCATCGGCCTGGTCCGCCTTCGGTTTGATGTCGAAGTGCTTGACCTCCTGCCTGGTAAATCCCCGGTCGTTCAAGGACTCAAACTTTACCAGCAAAACTTTTCGAATGCCCGCGAACTGATCGTCACCATAAAATCGGCCGATGCCGAACAAGCCGAATCCTCCGCCCGCGCCATCACCACCGCATTGCGAGCAGCGACCAATCTGGTTGCCGATGCCAACTGGCAACCGCCGTGGCTGGAAAGTCCCGGTCAGTCTGCCGAGCTGGTCGCCTTCCTCTGGCTCAATCAACCACCCGACATTTTCGGCCAACTTACCAACCGCCTCGCCGGCGAAAACCTGACTAACATCTTAAACGAAGCCCGTGATGCCCTTGCCACGTCGCTTTCGCCCAATGAAATCGCTCTGCGCGGTTACGATCCTTACAATTTGATGCAACTGCCGGATGGTGCGATGGCATCCACTCCTTCGCTGGGCTCGGGTCAGGAATTCTTTTCCTCCGGGGACGGCACCTTTCGTATCGTTTTTGTCGAAGCCACCACTGAACTCGCCAGCTATCGCGAATGCCTGGCTTGGTTGAATTCGATCAAGGTCATTGTCGCCAACACTCGCGCCGCGGGACAACTGGCGGACGATGTGGTGGTGCGTTACACGGGCCGGCCGGCGTTCGTAGCCGAGATCGCGGGCGGCATGGAGCACGACATGCTCGCTTCCGTGGGCGGGACGATGGTGATCATTGCGCTGCTGTTCTGGTGGGCGCACCGGCGTTGGCGTCCGTTGCTATGGTTGTTGACTCTGCTTGCCTTGATTCTCGGCGACACGACGGCATTGGGCGGTTTGCTTTTCCGAACAATTAACGTCGTCAGCATGGGATTTGCCGCCATCTTGCTCGGCCTGGCGGTGGACTACGGACTGGTGCTTTATCAGGAAGCGCAGTCTGACCGAAACGCGACCGCGCAAAAGCTGCGTCGCGACATTGCTCCGAGCATCCTCTGGTCGGCGGTCACGACGGCCGGCGCGTTTCTGATTTTGAATCTCAGCGGTTTGCCCGGATTGGCGCAACTGGGTTCGCTGGTTGCCATCGGCGTTGCGCTGGCGGCCGTGGTCATGCTCTTTGCGTATCTGCCGCCCTTGTTGGGAACGCGTGGCGAACTTGGTCAACCGCCGTCAGAAGCCATTTCCCATCAGACACAGCCCGCCGGCCGGAACGCCATTTCCTTCGCCTTGAATTCCCCGTGGGTCATTTGGGGAATCACCGGCTTGATTCTGCTCATCGCCATTTTGGTGTTGGCGAAAGAGCGACCGGCCTTCGACCATACCGCCGACGCGCTGCGACCTCGCAACAGTCCGGCTTACGCCGCCCTTGAAGAAATCAAAGCGAACCTGGGCCGCGCGCAAGAACCGCTTTGGATTCTCGTTCCGGGGCGAAGCGAAACTGAAGTCGCTCGCCGACTGGAGCAGGCGAAAACTGTTCTGACCGGCGCCGTTTCGAACCAACTCATCCGCAGTTTCACGCTGGCCACCACACTCTGGCCGCGCCCTGAATACCAACAAGCCAATCGCGCCGCCGCCGAACATTTGCTTCGCCAAAAGGAAACGCTTCGCAACGCCGCGCTGGCTCACGGATTCACCAGCAATTCCTTCGCGTTGACTGAAAACCTTTTTGACACCTGGCAGCAAGCCCTTTCGCAAACCAATGTTTTCTGGCCGACAAATCACAGCAGCCATTGGGTGTTGAGCAAATTGACCGCCCGCCGCCCGGACGAATTGCTTGCGCTGGGATTGGTTTATCCCGCGACTAACATCTCCACCGCCGCCAACTCTCAACTCTCCACTCTCAACTCTCAACTTTTCCGCGACGGCATCCTGCTTTCCGGCTGGGAACTGCTCGGCGCATCGATGTTCGACCTCGTCAAAGCCGATTTGCCAAAAGTTCTTCTGCCGATGTTGGCGCTGCTGTTGATTTCGTTGTGGCTGGCGTATCGTCGGTTTAGCGAAGTCGTGTTGAGTCTGGGCACGCTGTTATTCAGCGGGCTTTGTCTCTACGTCGTCATGGATCTGGCGGGTTGGTCATGGAATTTGCTGAACCTGATGGCGCTGCCGTTGCTTCTTGGCGCCGGAGTGGATTACAGTATTCACATGCAACTGGCCTTGCGACGACACGGCGGCGACATCCGATTGGTGCGCCACAGCATCGGGCGCGCTTTGTTTCTCTGCGGCGGCACGACGGTAGCCGGGTTTGGTTCGCTGTCGTGGTCCAACAACGCCGGGTTGGCAAGTCTCGGTCAGGTTTGTTCAATCGGCATCCTCTGCGCGATGCTCACGGCGATTTATCTCCTGCCGGTTTGGTGGCGGTCCATCGCGGGCCGGAAAAAGATCGGACGGTAATTTTGAACGTCGAACCCATATCTTCGAACGCCCATCTGCGAACCCAGCCGGCCCCGTCGCTCCCCGCGAACGGGCCAGTCAGGAGCGATTCGCCATTGGTCCGCCCTTCCTTTCTCTACCGCGCAGGATTGTGGCGGCTCGGTTTGATGCTGGCGCGCGCGCTGCCGCACGCCTTCTGCGCCGGCCTTGCTCAAACGGTGATGCGAATTTATGCCTTCGTCCGTCCCGAGCGACGCGAGATTGTCGTTCAAAACCTCCTGCCGGCGTTGCACAACGACCGCGCTGCTGCGGAACGAATGAGTCGCGCACTGTTTCAACAATTTGCCTTGAAACTCACCGACCTTTTGCGTTTCGAAGCCGGTCTCCCTGTGGCAGACATGTTTACTGAGTTGACCGGGTGGGAACACTTTGTTGATGCGCAGAAAGAAAAACGCGGCGTGCTGTTGCTCACCCCGCATCTGGGCAATTGGGAATTCGGCGCGCCGCTGCTGACCCAACGCGGTTACCAGCTTCAGGTCATCACCCTCGTCGAGCCGGGAAGCGGATTGACTGAAATGCGTCAGGCGTCGCGGGCCAGGTGGGGCATCGAGACACTGGTGATTGGTGAAGACCCATTTGCGATTGTGGATGTGATCCGTCGGTTGGAAGGCGGTGCCACCGTGGCTCTGCTGGTGGACCGTCCGCCCCCAACAAGCGCCGTGACGGTGGAACTATTTGGCCGGCCATTTGCGGCTTCGATTGCCGCGGCCGAACTGGCGCGCGCTTCGGGCTGCCTCTTGTTGCCGGTCTATCTGCCACGCAATGAACGAGGGTATGCTGCGAATATTTTGCCGACAATTCCTTACGAGCGCGCCGCGCTTCGGGAACGCGACGCGCGCCGGCAATTGACCCAGGAAATCATGCGTGCTTTTGAACCCGCCATTCGCCAACATGTCGATCAATGGTATCACTTTGTTCCCATCTGGCCGACGTTGGAGTCCAGCCTTCAGGCTGCCACGCCAACCGTTTTGACACGCTGAAGCGTGAACTCCAGCGCCTAGGCTGGACCGCCGCCGCCTTATTTGTTGCAGGCATGATGTCGGCCCGAGCTGCTGACACGAATTCGCTGCTAAACGCCTGGTTCAATGCCCAAACCAACATTCAAACCTGGATGGCGGATTTCATTCAAACGCGCACGCTGAAATCGTTGACCCAGCCTTTGACTGCCACCGGTCACGTCTGGTTCGCCGCGCCAAATCGCTTCCGCTGGGAACTCGGCAACCCCGCACAAACCATCGCCGTCCGCCAGCCTGAACAAATGCTGGTAATCTACCCGCGCCTGAAACGCGCCGAGCGTTATCCGCTCACGAGCAATCAAACCGGCCCATGGCGTGACGCACTCGCCTTGCTCGAAGCCGGTTTCCCGCGCAGCAAAGCCGAAATGGAATTCCAGTTTCGGATTCTGTCGCAAGTCTCGACGAATGAAATCTACGAACTCACCCTGCAACCCAAATCCGCTGCCGCGCGCCGCATGATGCCCCAAATCAAGATCGCCTTTGCCACAAACGATTTTGCTTTGCGCGCCACAGAACTCGAATTTGCCGACCACTCGACCATGCGCAACGATTTCCAGAACCCAAAGTTAAACGAAAAAGTGGACGAAGGGTTGTTCGCGCCCAAGCTCAATGAGGATTACAAAATCGTCGAACCTCTGAAGCAAAAGTAACGTTGGGAGTGTTGGCGAATGACGTCCGGCTGCGGCATACCGCTCGTGGGCAACCGGT
The Verrucomicrobiota bacterium DNA segment above includes these coding regions:
- a CDS encoding lysophospholipid acyltransferase family protein, with translation MNVEPISSNAHLRTQPAPSLPANGPVRSDSPLVRPSFLYRAGLWRLGLMLARALPHAFCAGLAQTVMRIYAFVRPERREIVVQNLLPALHNDRAAAERMSRALFQQFALKLTDLLRFEAGLPVADMFTELTGWEHFVDAQKEKRGVLLLTPHLGNWEFGAPLLTQRGYQLQVITLVEPGSGLTEMRQASRARWGIETLVIGEDPFAIVDVIRRLEGGATVALLVDRPPPTSAVTVELFGRPFAASIAAAELARASGCLLLPVYLPRNERGYAANILPTIPYERAALRERDARRQLTQEIMRAFEPAIRQHVDQWYHFVPIWPTLESSLQAATPTVLTR
- a CDS encoding glycosyltransferase family 4 protein, with the translated sequence MSTSIPTTGAPKRIGFISTRFQGTDGVTLEARKWADILSGLGHSCFWMAGMLDVPPEVSLLAPLAYFNRPAVAEVQAKLFGVAFRTRAITNQIQSLKEQLKDDLYRFIEKFQLEVLIPENILAIPMHVPLGLAMTEVIAETTLPVIAHHHDFAWERERFTLNAVNDYLQAAFPPLLYGMEHVVINSMAQKELARRYGIPSQVIPNVLDFETPPRGFDDYNRDLRREIGLKEDDWFILQPTRVVQRKGIEHAIELVRRLKDPRAKLVISHPAGDEGSAYMAMLNDRITDAGIDVRFIADRVGETRGTNAEGRKVYTLFDIYPHADLVTYPSHYEGFGNAFLEAIYFGKPVVVNLYAVYARDIDPLGFKTIEMTQLVTKDIVEQTQEILQNAALREEWAKTNHGLGVKYFSYSVARRKLVARLANLFGEGV
- a CDS encoding outer membrane lipoprotein carrier protein LolA, giving the protein MMSARAADTNSLLNAWFNAQTNIQTWMADFIQTRTLKSLTQPLTATGHVWFAAPNRFRWELGNPAQTIAVRQPEQMLVIYPRLKRAERYPLTSNQTGPWRDALALLEAGFPRSKAEMEFQFRILSQVSTNEIYELTLQPKSAAARRMMPQIKIAFATNDFALRATELEFADHSTMRNDFQNPKLNEKVDEGLFAPKLNEDYKIVEPLKQK
- a CDS encoding TrkA family potassium uptake protein, yielding MAQRIFIIGAGRFGAHLATRLSEFGSEIVLADKNPDRVEDLVQDGFHAVEMDAEDQHALKEAGVQDADAVVVSIGENMQGSILTTLLLKELKVKKLICRALDARHATVLEKLGADLVVLPTRDMAYRLAERLRDNAGSDRQQLCGDHQLAQIRVGPPLHSKTLAEAALRDHYRVNVVLLTRTDARGETMAIEPTPDRAILRGDMLFVSGRRENLNRFERECGEESAAT
- a CDS encoding MMPL family transporter, which translates into the protein MLIPIGIGLVRLRFDVEVLDLLPGKSPVVQGLKLYQQNFSNARELIVTIKSADAEQAESSARAITTALRAATNLVADANWQPPWLESPGQSAELVAFLWLNQPPDIFGQLTNRLAGENLTNILNEARDALATSLSPNEIALRGYDPYNLMQLPDGAMASTPSLGSGQEFFSSGDGTFRIVFVEATTELASYRECLAWLNSIKVIVANTRAAGQLADDVVVRYTGRPAFVAEIAGGMEHDMLASVGGTMVIIALLFWWAHRRWRPLLWLLTLLALILGDTTALGGLLFRTINVVSMGFAAILLGLAVDYGLVLYQEAQSDRNATAQKLRRDIAPSILWSAVTTAGAFLILNLSGLPGLAQLGSLVAIGVALAAVVMLFAYLPPLLGTRGELGQPPSEAISHQTQPAGRNAISFALNSPWVIWGITGLILLIAILVLAKERPAFDHTADALRPRNSPAYAALEEIKANLGRAQEPLWILVPGRSETEVARRLEQAKTVLTGAVSNQLIRSFTLATTLWPRPEYQQANRAAAEHLLRQKETLRNAALAHGFTSNSFALTENLFDTWQQALSQTNVFWPTNHSSHWVLSKLTARRPDELLALGLVYPATNISTAANSQLSTLNSQLFRDGILLSGWELLGASMFDLVKADLPKVLLPMLALLLISLWLAYRRFSEVVLSLGTLLFSGLCLYVVMDLAGWSWNLLNLMALPLLLGAGVDYSIHMQLALRRHGGDIRLVRHSIGRALFLCGGTTVAGFGSLSWSNNAGLASLGQVCSIGILCAMLTAIYLLPVWWRSIAGRKKIGR